From the Solea solea chromosome 7, fSolSol10.1, whole genome shotgun sequence genome, the window AattttgtgaatgtgagtgGGTTTACCCCAACTGGATCCAATTTCTGTTGTCAGGAGCTGTCCGTGGTTCTGGTGGTATGTCCAGCCGACaaagacaaatgaataaacGCAAAGAGACACCAAAAATAAATCCCAAAGTggctagtgatttatttttcaagatGACTCGTGAATTATTTATGGTGTATTTTGAGACATCTACGATCGGTCAACAGTGTAAATGGGTCTGGTGCTGCGAGTGTAgccctttctttttaaatattatattcaaCAGTGATATATGAGCGGATATCGAATAGGTAACCATCCCAAATAAGCTGTGAGTCTTTATCTCGTTCAATTTTGTTGACAATCACCCAGTGCATTGACTCTAAACTTGAATTAGAAATAGTTCGTTTTGCACACACGCCAATTAGTGatggtgaatttgacctctgcatttactCCATCCTTATTACGCACCAAGTCGGGCATAGttgcagtgggcagcacttccttggatttgaaccagtgaccttccaGTTATGAGTCCAATTGCTTCCCTTTTGGCTGACTGGTGCTTTGAGAGTTTATGAATAGAACCCATCAGGCTATTAACTGTAACAATCCACACATTGATGAGCACATtttcagtggggaaaaaaagtacaatctGAAATCAGCAAAACTATTGACTACTTTAGGATAACAATTGGGTAGAAAAGAGATAATAGAACTGTCGTCTCCTGAGAAGACGTGTGGAAACCTGCAGGATCCTGAGGTTTAGTTGAGCAGTGTTATGTGCCTGCCTGCTCCACACAGCACCATTCTAATGTCACGCTGTTTGGCATTCAGCACGCCGCTTGCTCCTCTTGcactctctccctttctcctgGCACTATCCTCCCTTTTTctcttcacctctctctctctctctgtgtctcactctgtctctctctctcacaagcATCTTAAGTGTGCTCCTCCCTGGTGAGGTGGGATTGCACCACTGAACCAGCATCTGTTGCCACACATGTGCAAATgggtgcacacacgcacacacacacacacgcacacagactgacagagagGTACATGCATCAACACACAAGCCATGTAgatatttaaaaaccaaaaccGAACCCTTACCCCGAACCCGTTAGCTCTCTTCTCCTCACATGCTTTCACAGTGCTGTCATCACTCCTCTACAACTCCGTCTCGCCTTCCTCCTTTTCTGTCTGCTTCACCCAAACAGAATTTGCTCCTAATTGACCTGCCCTGCTCAAGAAAGGTCAGTTCCTCCAGAAAAGCCTCCTATGCTccatttcactttgttttcctACAGCAAGCCTTTCTCCTTCCCCTGCCTTCCTCGACTGCAAGCCTTTCATCACTGCCAAATCACTCCCTTTACTCTTCTTAAGAACATTAGACTTGTATTACAGTCACACACTCCCATTGTTgttcgtcttttttttctttttttgaaatacATTATTTGTATACACTGAATTGAAAAGAAGAAGGTTTTTCTCCATTCAGCCAGTCTCTGCTTACCTAAGCACCGAGGCTTTCATCCCTGCTAAATCACCCAATTTACTCTTCTTGAAAACAATAGACTTTTATTACAGTCACATAATCCCATTGTTGTCCAtcctttatttttgaaatacatatatatactgtatatatatatatgtatgatgtTCTGACTGTCTGGCATGAACCAAGGCATTTTTCCTTGTATCAATAAACTCGTGACTGTCCTTCAATGACACATCTGTGCCCTCTCTATCTGCCGGTTTTGACAACGTCcatacatacgcacacatacCCCCTCTGTAGTGACttgttcttaaaataaaaaacaacaaaacgaacCTAAGCCACTTGAGGGGGCTGCTGTACTGGTACTTGTAGTAGTTGACGCGTTGTCTTCCGGGtccaatgaatgaattacacaCAAGATCGTCGTATGCAATCACCAACATTTATTTGTCTAACAAACGGACAGCGGAAGCGACGATGACGGTCAAAAAACTTTGTGCTTCCCCAGTCAGCAGCACACCTGACGAGTAATTACCTCTTGCTCTTATTTAACACCTTCCTGCCCAGTgcagagcgccacctactgtggcCTTCAATTAGGTATGGCTCTAACACACCGGCCCCTAATTGTAAATGACAACAGACATTACAATTACCTTCACATTAAATTACAGAGCCATAACACCAGTAATACACACAAATTGTACCAAACAATGCCCAATATTTGTACACATAACCTGGTTTCACTGAGAGGTCAccataaatgtcaacattaacAACTTGCAGCTTCCTGCAATAGGCATAGCTTAGTGACGGGTCTTTCCAAGATGTTTGTCTTCGTCTGGAGACGCACAGAGCGTACCAGACCCTTCTTGTCGGGAAAGGTTTCCACAACTCTGCCAAGAAGCCAAGATCCACGTGGAGCAGCAGAATCCATCACAACAACAATATCTCCAGGAACAAAATTTCTCCTTTTTTGATTCCATTTTTGGCGTTCTTGAAGCAGAGGAAGGTACTCCTGTACCCATCTTTTCCAGAACAGATCCGCGATGTATTGGACTTGCCGCCATCTCCTCTTCACATACACATCATCCTTACTAAATAATCCAGGTGATAAGACTGGTTTCCCTTTCATCAGGAGAATGTGATTaggagtgagtggttcaagATCAGTGGGATCATCAGAGAGCTTAGTGAGGGGGCGACCATTCAATATAGCCTCAACCTCACACAAGACGGTGTGGAGCCCATCATCATCCAGAGTTTGCTGATTTAACACAGAGGTGAGAACTTTCCTTACCATACGAATGACCCGTTCCCAGACACCACCATGGTGTGATGCTGCAGGGGGGTTAAATCTCCACTGGATGCCATCTTGCAATAGCACTCTCTGTATCTGCTTGTGATTTAGAGATGCAAGTGCTCCCCTCAGTTCTTTTTCAGCTCCCACAAAGTTTGTACCATTATCTGAGCGCATAGAAGATACCTGTCCTCTTCGGCTGATGAACCTTCGTAACGCATTAATACATGCATCAGTATCCAATGATGAAGCTACTTCCAAATGAACAGCTCTGCTTGCAAAACAGGTAAAGATGACACCATAACGTTTACACACACCTCGACCTCTCTTCACCTCTAAAGGCCCAAAGTAATCTACTCCCACATTTGTGAAGGGAGGGAGATCGGGAAGGAGCCTTTCCTTTGGTAGGTCCGCCATTTTTTGCTCACCCAACTTCCCTTTGTATCGTCTGCAGAAGCTGcattgtgatatgatttttCTCACAGCTGAAGTGGCGCTTGTTATCCAGAACCTTTTTCGCAACTTTGACAGCGTATGATTTCTTCCACCGTGGCCAACTTGTTGGTGCATGTGTCTTAATATGAGTGTGGAGATGTGTTGATCTTTTGACAAGATGAGTGGATGCTTTACCTCTTCTGGTAAAGCTGCCTTACTCAATCGGCCTCCAACTCTCACAAGTCCATCCTCCAGACATGGGTCTAGTTTGTAAATAGAACTGTCTCGTGACACACATTTTCCAGCTGATAGGGCAGCAATCTCCTCTTTGAACCTTTTCTGCTGACTGTAACGAATGATGGAAACTTCAGCATCCAAAAGattctcagctgacaaagtTCGACTCATTGCTTTCTTGGCCCTCTCCATCTCCAGTGACACATGTGATCCAGCTGCATCCCTTCTGTTGATCTCAAGAGCATACAATTCCTTTCTCCTTTGCTTTAACTGCAGAAGAATCCTCTTCCATTTGAGAAACCATGCAACTGCCACCTTAAGTTTCCTCCAATCAGAGAAGTATAATAGGAGCTGGTCTGTAGCATTAGGGAAATCCTGAGTAATGATTGTGTTTACTGTGACATCCCTTTTGACCTCTACATCATCGGCTGCAATTGTGGCCTCTGTGATGTCCGAAGGCCAATCCTTTTCTGGGTCAAAAAGAAACCTTGGGCCTTCAATCCAGCTACCACCATTCAACAGATCTCCAACCTTCATACCTCTAGAGGCGTAGTCAGCAGGGTTGTCTTTGGTGTTGACGTACCTCCACTGAGACACATGAGTTGCATCTCTGATGGTTGACACCCGATTCGCCACAAATGTGTGGAAACGTCTGTCCTCATTTTTTATATACTTGAGCACTGAAGTACTATCTGTCCAGAAAGTTGACTGATCCAGTGGCAGCTCCAATTCTGCTCTCAACATCTGATCCACTCGAACGGCGAGGACAGCAGCTGTAAGCTCCAGACGAGGAATGGTTATCTGTTTCAATGGGGTGACTCTTGCCTTTCCCAGCAAGAAGGAGACATGGACCTGGCCCTCGCTGTTTTCAATTCTGAGGTAGGTGACAGTGCCAAATCCATCTTCACTGGCATCAGAAAAGTTGTGCAGCTCTGCTTTAATGGGCTGTCCAAAGTGTTTTGGCTTAATGCATCTCTTCACTTTGAATGAAGTCAACCTTTTCAGATCCTCCAGCCATCCTGTCCACTGATGGCTAATGTCTGCAGGTATGTTGTCATCCCACCCACAACGTCTGCGACAGAGCTCTTGCAGCATAACCTTTGCTGGCAGTGTCACTGGTGCAAGAAACCCCAAGGGATCATAAACTGAATAGATTATAGACAACAATCCTCTTCTGCTCTGTGCTTGCTCTTTCAccatcattttgaatttgaacgtGTCCGACTCCACACACCACTGTAGTCCAAGGGCTCTCTCGACTGGAAGCTCATCTCTATCCAGATCCAGTTCTTTCCAGTCTTTAGCTCTATGCTCCTCTTCAATGGTTTGCAGCACTGTCCGGCTGTTACTGATCCACTTTGTCAAAGTAAAGCCTCCCTTTAGGCAGAGGTCCCTAAGagctttaaccatcacaacggCCTCCTCCTCTGAGGGCAAGCTCTTCAAACAGTCGTCAACATAAAAATTTTGCCTGACTGTTTTTACCACCTCTGATGGGAAGTGAGCATTATTGTCTTCTGCTGTCCTCCTGAGTGCATAACTGGCACAACTTGGGGATGAGACTGCGCCAAACAAATGAACTGTCATCCGATATTCCACAATCTCTTGGCTCACTTTACCATCAGGCCACCATAGGAAGCGAAGAAAGTCCTTGTCCTCTTCAGCCACTTTAACCTGGTAGAACATAGACTGAATGTCTCCCATGAACGCTACTGGCTCCTGTCTGAATCTGGCAAGGACTCCTAGCAGTGAACTGGTCAGGTTTGGGCCTTGAAAAAGCTGGCTGTTGAGTGAGGCACCTTTAAACTCAGCTGAACagtcaaacacaacacgtaaGGTACCTTTTCTGGGATGACGCACACCATGATGGGGAATATACCAAACTTTTCCATTTTCTCCATCCAGTTGATGTTGAGGCACTTTCTCTGCGTAGCCTTTCCTTATAACATCAGTGAAGAAACTGGTGTATTCCTTATGAAACAGTTCATCTTTTCTGAACTTACACTTCAATCCTAGCAGCCTTTGCTTGACCATGCTAAGATTATTGGGAAGAGTGAGCTGCTCTTTCCTGAAGGGCAAGTTCATACTGTAATGACCATCCTGAAGCTGTGCTGACTCATCCATAATCCTTAAGAATCTGATGTCTTCCCTTGACATCGCCTTTTCCTCTGTACTTCTTTCATTGAAGTCATGATTGTACTGGTTGTTCAACATCACCTCCAGCTTACACACAGAAATCCTATTGACAGCTGCCACTGAAAATCCTGTTTTAAGTTTACTGTTCTCTCCGTCTCGAAGGGGACCATTTACTACCCAACCAAGTACAGTTCTTACTGCATAAGGGCCATTCCCTTGGCTGTTGACAACTTCCCAGGGTTCCAATACCTTTGGGACGTTGGTACCAATCAACATGTCAACATTGGCGTGTATGCAGGGGATCTGAACTTCAGAGAGGTAAGACCACTGTGACAGCTCTTCCTGTGAGATAATGTTGTTGGGGGTCGCAGGCATTTTTCTTTGAGTGAGAACTTCTGGTAGACTGTAAAAGTCGTTACTGTCAAGACCAGCCACCTCCAAACCATTCAAAACGTAAGTGGAAACAACCTTTTCTTGTCCCATGGTGCGTAAAAGAAAACTGGTTCTTCTACCGTCGATGTTCAACCTTCGCATAAGATGCTCTGAACAGAATGTGGCTGTACTGCCGGGATCCAGGAACGCATAGGTTTGTATTATTTGGTCTCCCCTAATGGATTTAACCTGGATTGGCAGAATGGACAACATGCAACCCTCCTTTCCGGCCCCTGTATGACCACAAGTTTCTGAAGAGGGTGGTTTAACATGTCCTGTTTCTTTAGAGTGTTCACTTTCTGTTCTGGTTCTCAGCCTTTCAAAAATATGAAGCACCGTAGGATGATTCTGACCACACTCTTTGCAAGTTAAACGCCTGTCGCAATCCTTGCTCATGTGTCCACTACATAGGCAGCCAAAACACATCCTTTTTTCCTTCAGAAAGATAATTTTGTCCCGATGCTTCTTCCTTTTCAGCTTTGGACACTCCTCCAATGTGTGAGACTGGGCGCAACAGACACATGCATTTTTAGACCTTTCAATTGAGTCCTGCCTCTGTGGGATTGAACATGAACCTTTGGTTGTGTCAACAGTAACTGTAGTGGCAAAGCTATCACCTCTGACTCTGCTGAACTTGGACTGAGACCTGAACTTGTTAACACTCTTGAATGCAGGTAAACCACTTGTCGTGTCCTGAACGTCCCCAAAGAGTGGATCCGAGATGATCTTAACTTGACGTTCGATGAATGAAACAAGATCTTTAAAGCAAGCTCTGCGATTGTACCTCTCCAAGATGTCATGTGCTTTTGTCCTCCATTTTTCTCTGAATTTAAATGGCAATTTTGTCATGATTGCTCTCATGTTGGTTGGCACGTCTAGTTCTTGCATATAGTGAAGCTCCTCCATCACGTTGCAACAACCacgcaaaaacagagaaaaggctTGTAGCGATTTCACATCCTCTGATTTCACTGTAGGCCAAGCCAGAGCCTTCCTTATATAAGCTGCAGCAATCCTGTattcatttccaaaatgttcatgtagaagctctttagcCAGTTGATAGCCTCTGCCAGGAATCATGTGCTGACAGCTCCTCACCAATTCTCTGGGTTGACCTATTGTAAACTGCtccaaaaaataaagacaatcagTTTCTTTAGCTTTTGATTCCACTCCATGCTCAAAAGCTCTGATGAAGTTTCTGTACTGGAGAGGATCACCGTCGAATACTGGAATGTCTCGAGATGGTAAGGACAGAAAGCATTGTTGTTGAACAAGAGCTGCTGTTATTTCATTCTGCTTATGCATTATGGTGCATAGATCTCCATGCATTTGTACAGAATGTGGATGCGGTTGCTCAACTGATGCAGGCTGCTCCTTATTTATGGGTAAATAAACAGTTTGATGCTGTGCGTCTTCATATTGTGTTCTTCCatatgtttctgttgttttcctgtgtgtctcctgtcctGATCCAAAGATGCACTGCTGCCCtttttccacagtgtgtgtgttccatgctCTTGAATCCTTATGACATACTGGGAAATTGGTTTGTGGCATTGCATTCCATGTCCAGGGTTCATATGAATTTGCTGCGGGGTTGAGCCATttggaagttgttttttgttccatttcccTTTGTAGATATGAATTCATTCCATTTGATGATGCGTGGGATTTGCTTGAACATTCTGAAGCAGTTCGTAAAACTGCTAATTTTGCTGTGGATGCTGCAATGTCAGCATCAAGCTCCAGTTGCTCTCTTTTCCTTCTCAGCTCTGCTTCTTGCTTCTCCAGagcatgtttttcctttaacaCTGCAGCTCGAGCAAGAAGTGCggccttttctgcctctgctttAATGCGGGCAGATGCTGTTGTTTGACCACTTTTGCTGCTTTTAACACTGCATGTGCTTATTCGCTGAGAACGTTTACTGGCAACATTTGATATACTGTCATCAGGATGAACATCATCAACCACATTaacaacattttcaatgtttctCAACCATTGTTTAACATCATCAATGAAACCATtttcaatcaacatttttgcAGTAAACCATGTATTTTGTTTCCCACTTTCTTCAGCGGGCATTAAAGGCACCAAAGAATGATGAGCATTTTTTGCTTCTTCACACAAACCAATAATTTTTTCCAGTGCACCTTTTACCTCTGCAACACTGTTTTTATGCATATACTCTTCAGTTACCTTTCTCATATTTTTTACCTTGCTTAATCGAtcttttcttacattttgaAACTTTTCCAACTTTTCAACAAAAGCCTTATGTGTTAGTTTAACAACTCTTTTACCTATACCCAACTGTGCTTCATTTGAAATTCCCACTTCAATAGAAGGAGCGATAGCAGCCGATTCTGCGACCGGCTCATCAGATTGATCGTTCATAATGTCCTCCTTTTGTTGTAATGTTCCACAATGAAAATCCAAGCGATGAGAAAAGTTCAGTCTTAAGACGCGATCCTCATTGTTTTTAGCAACCAATGCATTGGGATTATGCTCGCAAAATAGTGTGcacactttgatttatttattttattatggcCATGAAACCGGTAGCGCTACTCCTCATACCTTGATGCCTGCGGTGGGCGCCGTAAGATGGTCCGGCGGCAGCACTACCTCGTCAGATGAATCAGCTGATGATCGGCGTCACTCCGGGAAACACGGCCGCTGTTGACGTCTTCCATGCGGCTCGGCTGGTTCGGAAACCCGGCGTTGACTCCAGCGTTGGCTCTGCCTCCGTGCGGTATCCTTTCCGCGACTAACTACGACTCTA encodes:
- the LOC131462904 gene encoding uncharacterized protein LOC131462904; the encoded protein is MDESAQLQDGHYSMNLPFRKEQLTLPNNLSMVKQRLLGLKCKFRKDELFHKEYTSFFTDVIRKGYAEKVPQHQLDGENGKVWYIPHHGVRHPRKGTLRVVFDCSAEFKGASLNSQLFQGPNLTSSLLGVLARFRQEPVAFMGDIQSMFYQVKVAEEDKDFLRFLWWPDGKVSQEIVEYRMTVHLFGAVSSPSCASYALRRTAEDNNAHFPSEVVKTVRQNFYVDDCLKSLPSEEEAVVMVKALRDLCLKGGFTLTKWISNSRTVLQTIEEEHRAKDWKELDLDRDELPVERALGLQWCVESDTFKFKMMVKEQAQSRRGLLSIIYSVYDPLGFLAPVTLPAKVMLQELCRRRCGWDDNIPADISHQWTGWLEDLKRLTSFKVKRCIKPKHFGQPIKAELHNFSDASEDGFGTVTYLRIENSEGQVHVSFLLGKARVTPLKQITIPRLELTAAVLAVRVDQMLRAELELPLDQSTFWTDSTSVLKYIKNEDRRFHTFVANRVSTIRDATHVSQWRYVNTKDNPADYASRGMKVGDLLNGGSWIEGPRFLFDPEKDWPSDITEATIAADDVEVKRDVTVNTIITQDFPNATDQLLLYFSDWRKLKVAVAWFLKWKRILLQLKQRRKELYALEINRRDAAGSHVSLEMERAKKAMSRTLSAENLLDAEVSIIRYSQQKRFKEEIAALSAGKCVSRDSSIYKLDPCLEDGLVRVGGRLSKAALPEEVKHPLILSKDQHISTLILRHMHQQVGHGGRNHTLSKLRKRFWITSATSAVRKIISQCSFCRRYKGKLGEQKMADLPKERLLPDLPPFTNVGVDYFGPLEVKRGRGVCKRYGVIFTCFASRAVHLEVASSLDTDACINALRRFISRRGQVSSMRSDNGTNFVGAEKELRGALASLNHKQIQRVLLQDGIQWRFNPPAASHHGGVWERVIRMATLSARAWHLFPARTPQSSVAPVLKASTHPPARAG